The Lytechinus pictus isolate F3 Inbred chromosome 14, Lp3.0, whole genome shotgun sequence genomic sequence CTATGTTTTCCTTTATCTCTTGCTTATCAGCATGATAATGCAGTCAAACTCTCATTTGCTTTGATAGAGTTGAAACCTTCAAACATACTTCAAAAAGTTATGTTTCCGGTAAAATTGAATCCCAACGAATTCATGCAGTCTCAAAGATTATTCCTCAAACTTCAATAAAAAATCTCGGTTAGATCTGGTTATAGCATCGCACATTTCTAGCACGGACCTGGTATAAAAACACGGATAACGTTTCAGTTCCGCGTGATCAGAACAAACATACCACCAGTATAGCACTGCCTATACCAGTCGAAACGCTCAAAATATCCGATCGCAGACATCGAAAAACATGTATATCTATTAAcattcatattcatataataTTACAGCCACTGAGCGATCAATCGAGTCAAAGCCAGGGAAAGGCGGAGGTTGAATATAATTCTTCCATGGTTCAAGGACCATCAACAATAGTCTCTTCTGGTGTCTTGGTAACTAGTACGTGATTGGGTGTTGAATTAGAATTATGATCCTGGTTTTGtttgcatctttttttttcaaagcgcCCAACGCAGAAAGCAGTAGGCCTAAAGCGatgtgagagggggggggggggggggagggggtgaggtaggggggggggggagaaagaagcGAAATGGGCACCCTTATGTTTTGCAAATATAAAGTGTAACGAAACTTTATCTTTTTGCTGGGGTGTAGAAAATATGCACAATCGTATTGCTATTTCTAATTTTGCACACTGATTCTCATTGAGTTTTTTGTTCTATACGGTTGTAAACATCTCAAGTAATAATATCCCACAAAACCTCCAACCCCGAAAACCACCTCATCCCccagcccgggggggggggggggggcttccattgacgagtggataccaggcgcgaccaaaGAAACGcgtaaaaaggatctctttttcaagattgggcaccttacgtacgtaacgtaataagggtgtcaatgGAAGAGGCCCGAAGAGGTCAATGGAAGTCGCCCCCCTGGGTCTCCCAGATATATACAAGATTAAAAAGGTGTTGATGTTGCAATGAACTCCCCTCTAAGATCCGTATATATACGACTCATTTTAAATGGATGACATCGTTCGTTAAGAAACCCAGGCACATCTGATCACAATCCGTCTCCAAGCTTACCATTTTTGAGCATCATAAATCGAGTTACTTCGGTAGATTTGATATCGATATCACTGGTAGGACTGCATCCTCGATGACAAATGATTGTGTGTGTGGACAATATTTACTTAAGGTAAACATAATTACTCCGAGCTGTAAAGATGAGTTGATGAGTAACAGCGTGGTTATGAACATGGTGAAGAAGGGCAGTTACATAGTGTGCGTATATAACGTGCGTATTTTGGggtttgcgtgggtgtgtggtggTATGAgttgtctgtgtgtgtgtgtgtgtgtgtgtgggtgtgtgtgcgcgtgagggtgtgtgttaaACATCTATAAAATGAGAAGGTAAAACATTACAAACAGTGTCAAGGTATCTATTTTCTGATTCACATCAAGTAGCAGTCGATGTatgcgggtgtgtgtgtgtgagtggggTGAGGTGACAGCAGATAGTGCGTATATATACATGGGTGATGAGGGTGTGACGATACCCAAGGCAAGATAAAACATGATTTGACTTAAAATGAAGGGGAACAAAATACGTTTGAAAGCAATCAATATGATTTGTATCTGTTTATGTCGCATTATACGGTCGTATCCAAGTTCTGcctcaaaacaatttttgaatttattgattgtaagattttattttttttgtttcacgCCCTTCCAACAAAACAGGCATAACATgacaggaagaaaaaaaaatgcttagtaAGGCGGTAATCGAAGAGATCTATATAGCATCAGAGAAGGTGGTACCAGATACAAGAGTCTTCAGGTTCGAACCACGTTGGgttctaattttattttatttattttttgcccTGAAAGTTTTGCCAACATTGTTTATCTATCTACAATGGTGACTaggtaaaataaattatattttcgaGCGCGTGATGTTAAGATGGATGAGCTTCAAGGGGAAGGATTTATTCGATATGATGAGGGAAggaaaagaatgaaggagaagCAAGTGTATATACATTCTTTAAAATGTTGAGCAACATATACTGTCCACACGACaatattggttaaaactttatccaattctgggtagttttaaaccaataatgtgtgctttgggtgaaaactacacagtattggttgaaaactacccagagtttgatatttctttttaaccAATTGTGTGAACAGTATGTTTCCCAACATCTTAAGAGTGTAGGCATGGAGCTATTGTGTAGGAGAGATAGAGAGGAAATACATACAAacgcacacccacacacgccgCGCACACACACATTCTCCCTCCCATACACGTATACATCCAAGTATACACCCATGCACTAACACACGTACCCCACCCACACACCCTTTAAATATGGGCGTATGCTTATTATCTGATTTTGCATTTGTATCTTGCAGACGTTAGCGACTGACTTCTTGCATGTTTGCAGTCTGTGCAAAAGAACCAATTGCCCCCCAATAAAAATGAACTCGCTGTGCTATGTGCTTGGAAAAGATgtattaaaacaatgataactaaCACACAACACGGTATTCAAGTACATCTTGTCTATCAAAATATTTCGTTAATGCGATTTACAATAATATCATGTTTAGGTATTTATCCACAAACCCTTCATGATGACCTATCCTATCATgccttttatgattttaatctGTTTGGTAAAATAACCCCGATTTTAGAGGTTtttaatgattgaaataaatcagtttgaatattgaaaaatagaattgcaaagttcatttattttcattaaatgatTTTTGGTACATGATAGGCTTTCCAAAATACAGAAAATACTtattgaatataaaatacaatctaatatcattaatattcaacCCTAACCGCGATAaggtattttttattctttttcatcatatttgttGTAAAAAGTACACTTACATATTTCATTTGAGGAAATTCATTTGATGCAGATAAGATACAATATTGATTCGTATAAGTACAAGATAGAAAAATGAACACTTTTTAAATTGACATAAcgtaaaaatgtaatttattcGAATTGATAGACAATGTAgatatcaacaaaatatatatggGCTGAATGCAAGTTGCTTATTGTacggatatatatatatctataagaTAATCAACACCAATAATCAGAACAGGATTAATACATATTATTAACTTCTACCAGCGGCCTCTGCACATAGTCGAtttggatttggcgctttaaaaatgctctttattattattattattattatattaattgtTAATAAAAATGTACGCCATGAAAGGAAAtagtgaaataataaatgagtCAGTGAATTTAATCGATACAAATGAATgtgacaaaaatacaaaaaaagatgaatagaGTTCTTGCACCTATACAAGATTATCGACTGACATGATTTTTGTTATTCCATTCAACATCCATTATATAGTAcaacataaaaacaatgataaaatatCCACCTTCATTATAATAATACAGAACAAATGATCAAAGAATTTTAACGCAGGAAGTCAAAAGAAGCCATTAATTTGTCAAAGCATCTCCCTTCATTACTACATAAAAGAATATGCCCATGAAAAAATACATGGTATACCTTGAAATCCACTACACGcttctacattaaaaaaaaaagagtacaaATACATATCTAAAAAATAAGTGCACAGCAGTGAGACACAACGAGGAcgaaattgttttatttttttagatattggCATGAATTAAATACTCCGATGGCATCATGATATGGTTGCTGAAAGATTTAAATGCGAGATCCTGGCCTCCTATTGTTCAAATTTTACAACTGGTCATGACGTAAAGTAAAAGTTATAATgagtataattatatttcaagaGTAATATCATTAAAATCACTAAAATAACCATATCAACAGATaagtatgtttttttcattAGGACATCTTCAAGGCCTTTTTACTGCACTTGTCACATAGGGTAACGGGCTCCTTGCAATTCCAAGCACAGTATCAAAAGAAAGGGCAGGTGAGCTGTCAGGTTTCTTGAAGGTGAATCGTTGCAGGAGACTGGTAAAAGCCAAGAATGTCTCCATTCTGGCTAGCTGCTCTCCGAGACACACACGACGACCTATAGGGGTTGAtttggaaattttgaaaaaataaataaaataaaatacgaGACAGCTCAGCAATAGCTTTCAATGTGAAAATGGAGAATCATGAGAGGGTGGTCAAGATGGATGAGAATGATTTATATAATTGTACCTAGGATAAACTGTTGAAGGGGCATACATCATCATGTACATAACTCTGTAAGATGGTTCCCAGCCTTCATTCAAACCTGTCCAACACACCCCCCTCCCCAGAAATTGACCTGAAAATATTTCCAACCGATAAAAGATGATTGTTATTAtggcttttttttatttaccagAGTCCATTAAATATCCACCGCCccaacaatatttttttgatacATTATTGTGTTGATTTAATATATACTATAAGCTTTGACACACGTCTCTTTACTGCTGAGAAACAAGGCGTTAAAATTGAGGGATATACTTGATATATTTCTCGATCGATCTGGAAATTAGGTCTACGAGCAATGAAACTAGGATAAAATAACCGCCCTTTAACAccgtaaacaaaaaaaaatcttaatttgaatgatgatttcaGTGAAAGATAAGGCTagtgacgaatttttagcacgtttGAAagcaaactagaacatgattagaatcacgaacgctaatcacaatcacgaattctaATTCTACCCCGGAGGTGAATTTCAGTGTAAGTTttactcaaattacggtacgaattttgcgtgtgaaaggcttgacctccaaaaaatcttttgggggcggagcttacgtgaccttttaagcacttccgtagatcaTACAATTGTCATTTACTCATCGTAGTTTGTttttgcgatgcagtgctttgattgacaagtcaccaaggacaaaTGCCGTcttcgctcgggaattcgaattcaaatcacagttttcgagcgagcgtgtgaaaggtctgatgattctaaagacattACAacgatgattcaagattcacgcgTGAAAAGGCCCCAAGTctgtttaactttttttttatttcagaccCTCTTTTGATTGGTCTACTTATCCTTCTATCTAAGGTCTAATGGGCGTAGGGAATTCGAATCCAACAAAGATCTGACCGAAGTCATTAGGAAGACTTCTCCTGTCTTACCAGTGCTAAAGAAGATTAGTTCATCTCTCCTTATGAGCTCTCCATCTTCAGTCAAAAATCTTTCAGGTTGAAAGCTACCGGGTTCTTTCCAAAGTTCCTCGCTGTTCAGAACTTCAAAGATGTTAGACACAACGATGGCGCCCTTCGGTATGGTATAGCCTCCTATAATTGTATCCGCAGCAGCTACATGAGGCACACCTAGTGGCGCCACCACAGCAAGTCGTTGGACCTTCCAAATAAAATTGGGAAAGTATTTCATCCACAGCATTTACATAATTatgagggttttttttattttggactTAATTTACCCTCTTTTTATTGATCCCTTACCCCTcctcaacaacaacaacaacaacccaAATCGATGATGACAGCATATTTAGAAATATAAAAGATTCCATTTAGGTTCTACAGTCTCATCCCTTTACTCGATCTGGAAATAAACACTACAAAAGATCTACCTCTGATAAAACAGCCATTGTGTAGGGAAGATCTTTCATATCATCGAGTCTTGGGGTTCGTTGTCTGCCAACCACGTGATCCAGTTCATCTTGAACACGTGACTGGACCTTTGGATATGCCATCATGAATAAAATGCACCACCTCAGAGTAGTACTCGTTGTGTCAGACCCGGCGATGAAGAGATCATCGATGCAGCTGACTAAATTGAGTTTGCTGAATGACGAAATTGTATCCTGAAAAATAAGTTAAGGAACTTCTTAATGATCGATCGAACAGAAACAATTTTATTATATTGTCACCACAATTAGAACAGGGAGTTGTGGGGAGACAACTCCCTGATTAGAACCATATTTTCATTCCCATATATATGCACAGACACCGAAACCGCCCCACACACTCACCCATGTCAGAATCAACTGCCAAACGAATTAATTGATTATATTAAACCGTATCAAAATATCCCACCCTGTTTTTAATCGGGTTTGTATTTGGAAAAGACAAACGTAAAGATGTTCGCTGTTTGCATGTACTGCGATCTTAATACCTAGTCCCAACTGCCAAGACTTGCACCACGATTCAAACAGCGTACTTAATAGTGGAGTAATCGTAGTGATCTTatcagatcgtatcagatcataTTAGACCAGGAGCCCGtagcagaaagagttgcgatcaaacgcaactaaaCAAATCTTGCGTAACtggattttcagccaatgaagcacccgtattcgggacttgcgcttgatatttagACTTgagtttaaacgcaactctttctgcaacaggccccagttGTGACAATCGAATTGatcgtagaaaaaaaatgaatggttCAAATATTTCCGCGATCAGTTACGAAAGGCAAATCGTTGCTTTTGTATACGATCGCGCGACAGTGGGAACGAGTCCGAGGTATTAATGATTCGGGGCCTATGAGAAATGCGAGAGGCATTCAATGGGCAAAAGTGGTGTTCTTAAAAGCCACCGCACACcgtacgactgttcgcgatccgattttggaacaaattgcattttgctcattttctgaaaatgtgaatggaacatattattttatttgaggttaaaattaattgaaggaatattaatataaccaatttgaaagattgcaagcctttattttgaagtaaaggccaaattagtttcaaatcgtatacaatcgtacgactgctatgacgtcattacgactagatattaaattcgcttttttctaagaaggatgatagcatagtcacagatttgaacatagatATTCGTACGGTGATTTAGAActttacacagtaagatattccaagtctcaatcttagcatcaaattctactacattttattctgaaatcgggtcgcagaccaatcgtaaggtgtgcggtcggcTTGagatgtaaagaaaaacaaaatcaacgcAATATCTGCAGAAATACCCACCTTGGTACTCTCCAATTTATTAAGATACTGGTCGATGAAATCCCTTGGAGTTGCTCGGTCCCAActcttttcatgagaatcgatTTGAGAATCGACGAAGTCATTCAAAGCTCGGATATTGTCCGTCATTGTTTTAAAGATACCGAATGGTATCCGGGTCATACCCGGAATCGGAACAAACAAAGTCGATCCACCCCCTCCTGTCAATCTCACGTTCGTGTTTATCATATGCAAAAGCTACATGTAAAGAAACATGGGGGAAAGTGCTGTTAGTCCAGTCTCCGAACCCTTCTAACTACAggtcagggccctgggaacttCTTTGAGTGGGGGTTTCACTctaaaatgaaggtcatttgggTTATATTAATCAATTATTCACACCTTCCAGaaatccagggggggggggggtgctgcctatgtaTATACACGCAGCACCTCCAGGGAAAatcttcccagggccatgctaCAGGTGTAGGATGGCGTTAGGGTggatagaccccccccccccatcgaccCCATATCCTACCCACCTATCCACCCAACCACCTAGTAGGAAATTACGATATATCTGAATGtttcatgtacatgaatattcatgaggcgtACTCTGAATAAATTAATCAACCATATCATATCGTCATTCCCACTGACCTCTCGCGTTGGGTGCACAAGTACTTACGAAACAATAATATTCGCTCCCCCGGGGTACTAATATTTCCTGCACCAAAGATATGTCACTCAATCTAGCTAAGTAAACAGAACGCAGAATCTTGTCCTAAAATGGGGGCCTTTTAGATTGCTGTACTATAATAAGAATCGACAAAATAAATACAGATTTAGTACCCAAAACACATATTTATCCGCTATTTTTTCAGACGAGGGGGCAGTATTTAGTTCAGATCATTTTGATTTTAAGGCCAATTAACTAAAGGGATGAATATTAAAGGAGATCTATTTTAAGCTCACTTTCTTGAACTCGAGGTCGTCATATTTGTACTGCGTTCCGAAGATAATAGTGCTGATGATGTTTGATATTGCTTGCATGAAGAGAGTATCAGGATCAAACTGAgcccctttcttttcttcgatGGCGGAATTCAGCTGAGACATCTCGGCTGAGACGGTATCTTCGTAGCTCTTCTTACCAACTCCTAGACTTCGAAATACAGAATGAATGAACTTGCGCTGCTCTTTCCAGTTTTCCCCTCGGGAAAAAGCAATACCTAAAGTGGATTTCAAACAGGAAGACTGATCACCATTGAAGAAGGGGGAAGTATGATGAGcacagttaaatagtgtttgTTGTTTTATAGTGGTGACGTTTTCACATGTTTTACCTGACTTCTAAGAAATATAGGCGCATAATCGTTCTTAAGCAACAAGTGCGCAGATAGTTGTATTATATTCCAAGGAAAAATGattgatatttcataaaacagaaCCAGTGGTGTAAAAGAAGTAGATGATCCCGAACTTACGAGCTGAATCCCGAAAAGATTCAAGCactgtatttttaaaatcatgagcAATCTAATTTGACTAATATTTCAGTTGTCTTCACTTTCGATAACAATGTTACAAGAATTGTTAGATTATTAGTAATTagataaaagtgagaataatttAGGTTGTTCcaagttaatatttttttataattgtcaATCGCTATCCTTGCTCGTAAAATCCATATTAAAAATTTATGGCAGTGACCACTCTTATTCCATCAGCTGATCAGCATGATGTTGGTTGTCGGTATGTCTTTAGAGCGAAGTGTCTGCTATTCTTGATTCCCCctgaatcaggggcggatccaggattttccaagggggggggggcatattttccgaaagaaaattttgacaagccccccccccaccacaaattaaggatatttcgtacccgaaaaaatttgacaacccaaaaaaaaggtcttctatttcaaaagagggggcacacctcgTTTTGaaaggcatttttacattacaaattttaattttgcttctcaaaaaaaaaaggggggggggcacgtgccccctgtgtccccccccccctggatccgcgcctgcccTGAATGAACAGAAGAATTAGGCATTCATCATATTTGGGggatgaatgattttttttgtcgcCCGCTGTTAGAGACAGAAATGTTTGGGCGGCAAACAATGAGCTAAAATGAAGTCACATTcagaaaaataatgatcaaaggttatgtttgtttttttatatctcAGGCTTATGATGcttatgcatttcttttttgtaataataCAAAACGTCTAC encodes the following:
- the LOC129276247 gene encoding cytochrome P450 2J4-like — protein: MTITDLELGSWLSSGLICLLIVWFVKHLISRPRNMPPGPTGIRLLCDAWRLFRASSNPLTLFSSWSKKYGEIVSFYVGTKPFVILNSYPIIMEAFRHPDLQDRPRSRLIEELNGLKNCGIAFSRGENWKEQRKFIHSVFRSLGVGKKSYEDTVSAEMSQLNSAIEEKKGAQFDPDTLFMQAISNIISTIIFGTQYKYDDLEFKKLLHMINTNVRLTGGGGSTLFVPIPGMTRIPFGIFKTMTDNIRALNDFVDSQIDSHEKSWDRATPRDFIDQYLNKLESTKDTISSFSKLNLVSCIDDLFIAGSDTTSTTLRWCILFMMAYPKVQSRVQDELDHVVGRQRTPRLDDMKDLPYTMAVLSEVQRLAVVAPLGVPHVAAADTIIGGYTIPKGAIVVSNIFEVLNSEELWKEPGSFQPERFLTEDGELIRRDELIFFSTGRRVCLGEQLARMETFLAFTSLLQRFTFKKPDSSPALSFDTVLGIARSPLPYVTSAVKRP